The following are from one region of the Poecilia reticulata strain Guanapo linkage group LG7, Guppy_female_1.0+MT, whole genome shotgun sequence genome:
- the clstn1 gene encoding calsyntenin-1 isoform X3 produces the protein MRFRGNKQFASAVGLVLGLLCAVEAAKVNKHKPWIETTYHGIVTENDDKVILDPPLIALDKDAPLRYAESFEVTLTEEGEICGFRIHGQNVPFEAVVLDKSTGEGVIRAKEKLDCELQKEHTFTIQAYDCGEGPDGANMKKSHKATVHIQVNDINEYSPVFKEKTYKATVIEGKKYDNILKVEAVDADCSFQFSQICSYEIVTPDVPFTIDKDGFIKNTEKLSYGKEHMYKLTVTAYDCGKNRASEDVLVKISIKPTCRPSWQGFNKRTEYEPGTGSLALFPSMHLETCDVPITSVRASIELETNHIGKGCDRDTYSEKSLHKLCGASSGTVELLPAPSSSTNWTVGLPTDNGHDSDQVFEFNGTQAIKVPDGLVNANLKEPFTISVWMRHGPGSHEKETILCNSDKTDMNRHHYSLYVHNCRLILLLRQDPSEAENYKPAEFHWKLDQVCDKEWHHYVLNVEFPTVSLFVDGTAFEPFMVTEDYPLHPSKIETQLTVGACWQGGNARMAQFFRGNLAGLIIRSGKLENKKVIDCLYTCKEGLDVQLPEEVASAVKVDFNPNQSSLTVEGDDIGAFDKVMQHISYLNSRQFPTPGIRHLRITTTVKCLNEDTCVAVPDAEGYVMVLQPEEPKISLSGIDHFARSAAEFESQEGVTLFPELRIVSTITREMEADAESEAAEGTDDDPTVQETVVSEEIMHNLDSCEVSVVGEELDGEHESLEVDVSQLQQRALEMSSSNLGLVITGVNTMANYEQVLHLIRYKNWHTEALFDRKFKLVCSELNGRYISNDFKVEVNVIHTSNPVEHANNAMVQPNFINPVHHASVDLSGHNLVNAHQASVVPSAATIVIVVCVSFLVFMIILGVFRIRAAHQRSMRDQESGKENEMDWDDSALTITVNPMETYEDQHSSEEEEEEEEESEDGEEEDDITSAESESSEDEEGGEPEDQQGTSRQQQLEWDDSTLTY, from the exons AGAGTTTTGAGGTGACCCTCACCGAAGAAG GTGAGATTTGCGGCTTCAGGATCCACGGGCAGAATGTCCCCTTCGAGGCTGTGGTCCTGGACAAGTCCACTGGCGAGGGGGTCATCAGGGCCAAGGAGAAGCTCGACTGTGAGCTGCAGAAGGAGCACACCTTCACCATCCAGGCCTACGACTGTGGAGAGGGTCCTGATGGCGCCAACATGAAGAAATCACACAA GGCGACCGTCCACATCCAGGTGAACGACATCAACGAGTATTCCCCAGTGTTCAAGGAGAAGACGTACAAAGCCACCGTCATCGAGGGGAAGAAATACGACAACATCCTGAAGGTGGAGGCGGTGGACGCCGACTGCTCCTTCCAGTTCAGCCAGATCTGCAGCTATGAGATTGTGACGCCCGACGTTCCCTTCACCATCGACAAAGACG GCTTTATTAAGAACACTGAGAAGCTGAGCTACGGCAAAGAGCACATGTACAAGTTGACCGTGACCGCCTACGACTGCGGGAAGAACCGAGCTTCTGAAGACGTGTTGGTCAAAATCAGCATAAAGCCCACCTGCAGACCCAGCTGGCAAG GCTTCAATAAGAGGACTGAGTACGAACCGGGCACCGGTAGCCTGGCTCTTTTCCCCAGCATGCACCTGGAGACCTGCGATGTGCCCATCACCTCCGTCCGGGCCAGCATTGAGCTGGAAACCAACCACATTGGAAAGGGCTGTGACCGTGACACGTACTCTGAGAAGTCACTGCACAAGCTGTGTG GAGCCAGCTCCGGCACCGTGGAGCTCCTTCCTGCTCCGAGCAGCTCCACCAACTGGACGGTGGGACTGCCCACTGATAATGGACACGACAGCGACCAGGTGTTTGAGTTCAACGGCACCCAGGCCATCAAGGTGCCCGATGGTTTGGTGAACGCCAACCTGAAGGAGCCCTTCACCATCTCTGTGTGGATGAGGCACGGACCCGGCTCCCACGAAAAGGAGACGATCCTCTGCAACTCGGACAAAACAG ATATGAACAGACACCACTACTCCCTCTACGTTCACAACTGCAGGCTGATCCTTCTCCTCCGCCAGGATCCGTCCGAGGCGGAGAACTACAAACCAGCAGAGTTCCACTGGAAACTCGACCAG GTGTGTGACAAAGAGTGGCATCATTATGTGCTCAACGTGGAGTTCCCCACCGTTTCTCTGTTTGTGGACGGGACGGCCTTCGAGCCCTTCATGGTCACAGAGGACTACCCACTGCACCCCTCTAAGATCGAGACTCAGCTCACAGTTGGCGCCTGCTGGCAAG GCGGGAACGCCCGAATGGCTCAGTTTTTCCGAGGAAACCTTGCAGGCCTGATCATCCGCTCCGGCAAGCTGGAGAACAAGAAGGTGATCGACTGTTTGTACACCTGCAAAGAAGGCCTGGATGTGCAGCTGCCTGAGGAAGTGGCTTCAGCGGTGAAG GTTGATTTCAACCCCAACCAGTCCTCTCTGACAGTGGAAGGAGACGACATTGGCGCCTTTGACAAAGTCATGCAGCACATCTCCTACTTAAACTCCCGCCAGTTCCCAACCCCAGGCATTAGACACCTCCGCATCACCACCACTGTCAA GTGTTTGAACGAGGACACCTGCGTGGCGGTGCCGGACGCTGAAGGCTACGTGATGGTGCTGCAGCCCGAGGAACCGAAGATCAGCCTGAGCGGCATCGACCACTTCGCCCGCAGCGCCGCTGAATTCGAGAGCCAGGAAGGCGTGACTCTGTTCCCCGAGCTTCGCATCGTCAGCACCATCACCCGGGAAATGGAGGCCGACGCAGAGTCTGAAGCAGCAGAAGGCACCGACGACGACCCCACAG TTCAAGAGACAGTTGTGTCAGAGGAGATCATGCACAACTTGGACTCGTGTGAAGTGTCTGTGGTGGGAGAAGAACTGGACGGCGAGCATGAGAGCCTGGAGGTGGACGTTTCTCAGCTGCAACAGCGCGCCCTGGAGATGAGCTCGTCTAACCTGGGCCTCGTCATAACTG GTGTGAACACCATGGCCAACTATGAACAGGTCCTTCACCTCATCCGCTACAAGAACTGGCACACCGAAGCGCTCTTTGACCGGAAATTCAAGCTGGTCTGCTCTGAACTCAACGGTCGCTACATCAGCAACGACTTCAAGGTTGAG GTTAATGTGATCCACACGTCCAATCCTGTAGAGCACGCCAACAACGCCATGGTGCAGCCCAACTTCATCAATCCTGTCCATCACGCCTCTGTCGATCTGTCTGGTCACAACCTGGTCAACGCTCACCAGGCTTCGG tggTCCCCAGCGCCGCCACCATTGTCATCGTGGTGTGTGTGAGCTTCCTGGTGTTCATGATAATCCTGGGCGTGTTCCGCATCCGAGCTGCACACCAACGCTCCATGAGAGACCAGGAGAGCGGCAAGGAGAACGAGATGGACTGGGACGACTCGGCCCTCACCATCACAGTTAACCCCATGGAg ACGTACGAGGACCAGCACAgcagcgaggaggaggaggaagaggaggaggagagcgaggacggggaggaggaagacgacATCACGAGCGCTGAGTCAGAGAGCAGCGAGGACGAGGAGGGCGGCGAGCCAGAAGACCAGCAGGGGACcagcagacagcagcagctggagtgGGACGACTCCACCCTCACCTACTGA
- the clstn1 gene encoding calsyntenin-1 isoform X1 translates to MRFRGNKQFASAVGLVLGLLCAVEAAKVNKHKPWIETTYHGIVTENDDKVILDPPLIALDKDAPLRYAESFEVTLTEEGEICGFRIHGQNVPFEAVVLDKSTGEGVIRAKEKLDCELQKEHTFTIQAYDCGEGPDGANMKKSHKATVHIQVNDINEYSPVFKEKTYKATVIEGKKYDNILKVEAVDADCSFQFSQICSYEIVTPDVPFTIDKDGFIKNTEKLSYGKEHMYKLTVTAYDCGKNRASEDVLVKISIKPTCRPSWQGFNKRTEYEPGTGSLALFPSMHLETCDVPITSVRASIELETNHIGKGCDRDTYSEKSLHKLCGASSGTVELLPAPSSSTNWTVGLPTDNGHDSDQVFEFNGTQAIKVPDGLVNANLKEPFTISVWMRHGPGSHEKETILCNSDKTDMNRHHYSLYVHNCRLILLLRQDPSEAENYKPAEFHWKLDQVCDKEWHHYVLNVEFPTVSLFVDGTAFEPFMVTEDYPLHPSKIETQLTVGACWQENSGHDNDTEAGPETTSGGNARMAQFFRGNLAGLIIRSGKLENKKVIDCLYTCKEGLDVQLPEEVASAVKVDFNPNQSSLTVEGDDIGAFDKVMQHISYLNSRQFPTPGIRHLRITTTVKCLNEDTCVAVPDAEGYVMVLQPEEPKISLSGIDHFARSAAEFESQEGVTLFPELRIVSTITREMEADAESEAAEGTDDDPTVQETVVSEEIMHNLDSCEVSVVGEELDGEHESLEVDVSQLQQRALEMSSSNLGLVITGVNTMANYEQVLHLIRYKNWHTEALFDRKFKLVCSELNGRYISNDFKVEVNVIHTSNPVEHANNAMVQPNFINPVHHASVDLSGHNLVNAHQASVVPSAATIVIVVCVSFLVFMIILGVFRIRAAHQRSMRDQESGKENEMDWDDSALTITVNPMETYEDQHSSEEEEEEEEESEDGEEEDDITSAESESSEDEEGGEPEDQQGTSRQQQLEWDDSTLTY, encoded by the exons AGAGTTTTGAGGTGACCCTCACCGAAGAAG GTGAGATTTGCGGCTTCAGGATCCACGGGCAGAATGTCCCCTTCGAGGCTGTGGTCCTGGACAAGTCCACTGGCGAGGGGGTCATCAGGGCCAAGGAGAAGCTCGACTGTGAGCTGCAGAAGGAGCACACCTTCACCATCCAGGCCTACGACTGTGGAGAGGGTCCTGATGGCGCCAACATGAAGAAATCACACAA GGCGACCGTCCACATCCAGGTGAACGACATCAACGAGTATTCCCCAGTGTTCAAGGAGAAGACGTACAAAGCCACCGTCATCGAGGGGAAGAAATACGACAACATCCTGAAGGTGGAGGCGGTGGACGCCGACTGCTCCTTCCAGTTCAGCCAGATCTGCAGCTATGAGATTGTGACGCCCGACGTTCCCTTCACCATCGACAAAGACG GCTTTATTAAGAACACTGAGAAGCTGAGCTACGGCAAAGAGCACATGTACAAGTTGACCGTGACCGCCTACGACTGCGGGAAGAACCGAGCTTCTGAAGACGTGTTGGTCAAAATCAGCATAAAGCCCACCTGCAGACCCAGCTGGCAAG GCTTCAATAAGAGGACTGAGTACGAACCGGGCACCGGTAGCCTGGCTCTTTTCCCCAGCATGCACCTGGAGACCTGCGATGTGCCCATCACCTCCGTCCGGGCCAGCATTGAGCTGGAAACCAACCACATTGGAAAGGGCTGTGACCGTGACACGTACTCTGAGAAGTCACTGCACAAGCTGTGTG GAGCCAGCTCCGGCACCGTGGAGCTCCTTCCTGCTCCGAGCAGCTCCACCAACTGGACGGTGGGACTGCCCACTGATAATGGACACGACAGCGACCAGGTGTTTGAGTTCAACGGCACCCAGGCCATCAAGGTGCCCGATGGTTTGGTGAACGCCAACCTGAAGGAGCCCTTCACCATCTCTGTGTGGATGAGGCACGGACCCGGCTCCCACGAAAAGGAGACGATCCTCTGCAACTCGGACAAAACAG ATATGAACAGACACCACTACTCCCTCTACGTTCACAACTGCAGGCTGATCCTTCTCCTCCGCCAGGATCCGTCCGAGGCGGAGAACTACAAACCAGCAGAGTTCCACTGGAAACTCGACCAG GTGTGTGACAAAGAGTGGCATCATTATGTGCTCAACGTGGAGTTCCCCACCGTTTCTCTGTTTGTGGACGGGACGGCCTTCGAGCCCTTCATGGTCACAGAGGACTACCCACTGCACCCCTCTAAGATCGAGACTCAGCTCACAGTTGGCGCCTGCTGGCAAG AAAACTCGGGACATGACAATGACACTGAGGCGGGCCCTGAGACCACCTCAG GCGGGAACGCCCGAATGGCTCAGTTTTTCCGAGGAAACCTTGCAGGCCTGATCATCCGCTCCGGCAAGCTGGAGAACAAGAAGGTGATCGACTGTTTGTACACCTGCAAAGAAGGCCTGGATGTGCAGCTGCCTGAGGAAGTGGCTTCAGCGGTGAAG GTTGATTTCAACCCCAACCAGTCCTCTCTGACAGTGGAAGGAGACGACATTGGCGCCTTTGACAAAGTCATGCAGCACATCTCCTACTTAAACTCCCGCCAGTTCCCAACCCCAGGCATTAGACACCTCCGCATCACCACCACTGTCAA GTGTTTGAACGAGGACACCTGCGTGGCGGTGCCGGACGCTGAAGGCTACGTGATGGTGCTGCAGCCCGAGGAACCGAAGATCAGCCTGAGCGGCATCGACCACTTCGCCCGCAGCGCCGCTGAATTCGAGAGCCAGGAAGGCGTGACTCTGTTCCCCGAGCTTCGCATCGTCAGCACCATCACCCGGGAAATGGAGGCCGACGCAGAGTCTGAAGCAGCAGAAGGCACCGACGACGACCCCACAG TTCAAGAGACAGTTGTGTCAGAGGAGATCATGCACAACTTGGACTCGTGTGAAGTGTCTGTGGTGGGAGAAGAACTGGACGGCGAGCATGAGAGCCTGGAGGTGGACGTTTCTCAGCTGCAACAGCGCGCCCTGGAGATGAGCTCGTCTAACCTGGGCCTCGTCATAACTG GTGTGAACACCATGGCCAACTATGAACAGGTCCTTCACCTCATCCGCTACAAGAACTGGCACACCGAAGCGCTCTTTGACCGGAAATTCAAGCTGGTCTGCTCTGAACTCAACGGTCGCTACATCAGCAACGACTTCAAGGTTGAG GTTAATGTGATCCACACGTCCAATCCTGTAGAGCACGCCAACAACGCCATGGTGCAGCCCAACTTCATCAATCCTGTCCATCACGCCTCTGTCGATCTGTCTGGTCACAACCTGGTCAACGCTCACCAGGCTTCGG tggTCCCCAGCGCCGCCACCATTGTCATCGTGGTGTGTGTGAGCTTCCTGGTGTTCATGATAATCCTGGGCGTGTTCCGCATCCGAGCTGCACACCAACGCTCCATGAGAGACCAGGAGAGCGGCAAGGAGAACGAGATGGACTGGGACGACTCGGCCCTCACCATCACAGTTAACCCCATGGAg ACGTACGAGGACCAGCACAgcagcgaggaggaggaggaagaggaggaggagagcgaggacggggaggaggaagacgacATCACGAGCGCTGAGTCAGAGAGCAGCGAGGACGAGGAGGGCGGCGAGCCAGAAGACCAGCAGGGGACcagcagacagcagcagctggagtgGGACGACTCCACCCTCACCTACTGA
- the clstn1 gene encoding calsyntenin-1 isoform X2 gives MRFRGNKQFASAVGLVLGLLCAVEAAKVNKHKPWIETTYHGIVTENDDKVILDPPLIALDKDAPLRYAGEICGFRIHGQNVPFEAVVLDKSTGEGVIRAKEKLDCELQKEHTFTIQAYDCGEGPDGANMKKSHKATVHIQVNDINEYSPVFKEKTYKATVIEGKKYDNILKVEAVDADCSFQFSQICSYEIVTPDVPFTIDKDGFIKNTEKLSYGKEHMYKLTVTAYDCGKNRASEDVLVKISIKPTCRPSWQGFNKRTEYEPGTGSLALFPSMHLETCDVPITSVRASIELETNHIGKGCDRDTYSEKSLHKLCGASSGTVELLPAPSSSTNWTVGLPTDNGHDSDQVFEFNGTQAIKVPDGLVNANLKEPFTISVWMRHGPGSHEKETILCNSDKTDMNRHHYSLYVHNCRLILLLRQDPSEAENYKPAEFHWKLDQVCDKEWHHYVLNVEFPTVSLFVDGTAFEPFMVTEDYPLHPSKIETQLTVGACWQENSGHDNDTEAGPETTSGGNARMAQFFRGNLAGLIIRSGKLENKKVIDCLYTCKEGLDVQLPEEVASAVKVDFNPNQSSLTVEGDDIGAFDKVMQHISYLNSRQFPTPGIRHLRITTTVKCLNEDTCVAVPDAEGYVMVLQPEEPKISLSGIDHFARSAAEFESQEGVTLFPELRIVSTITREMEADAESEAAEGTDDDPTVQETVVSEEIMHNLDSCEVSVVGEELDGEHESLEVDVSQLQQRALEMSSSNLGLVITGVNTMANYEQVLHLIRYKNWHTEALFDRKFKLVCSELNGRYISNDFKVEVNVIHTSNPVEHANNAMVQPNFINPVHHASVDLSGHNLVNAHQASVVPSAATIVIVVCVSFLVFMIILGVFRIRAAHQRSMRDQESGKENEMDWDDSALTITVNPMETYEDQHSSEEEEEEEEESEDGEEEDDITSAESESSEDEEGGEPEDQQGTSRQQQLEWDDSTLTY, from the exons GTGAGATTTGCGGCTTCAGGATCCACGGGCAGAATGTCCCCTTCGAGGCTGTGGTCCTGGACAAGTCCACTGGCGAGGGGGTCATCAGGGCCAAGGAGAAGCTCGACTGTGAGCTGCAGAAGGAGCACACCTTCACCATCCAGGCCTACGACTGTGGAGAGGGTCCTGATGGCGCCAACATGAAGAAATCACACAA GGCGACCGTCCACATCCAGGTGAACGACATCAACGAGTATTCCCCAGTGTTCAAGGAGAAGACGTACAAAGCCACCGTCATCGAGGGGAAGAAATACGACAACATCCTGAAGGTGGAGGCGGTGGACGCCGACTGCTCCTTCCAGTTCAGCCAGATCTGCAGCTATGAGATTGTGACGCCCGACGTTCCCTTCACCATCGACAAAGACG GCTTTATTAAGAACACTGAGAAGCTGAGCTACGGCAAAGAGCACATGTACAAGTTGACCGTGACCGCCTACGACTGCGGGAAGAACCGAGCTTCTGAAGACGTGTTGGTCAAAATCAGCATAAAGCCCACCTGCAGACCCAGCTGGCAAG GCTTCAATAAGAGGACTGAGTACGAACCGGGCACCGGTAGCCTGGCTCTTTTCCCCAGCATGCACCTGGAGACCTGCGATGTGCCCATCACCTCCGTCCGGGCCAGCATTGAGCTGGAAACCAACCACATTGGAAAGGGCTGTGACCGTGACACGTACTCTGAGAAGTCACTGCACAAGCTGTGTG GAGCCAGCTCCGGCACCGTGGAGCTCCTTCCTGCTCCGAGCAGCTCCACCAACTGGACGGTGGGACTGCCCACTGATAATGGACACGACAGCGACCAGGTGTTTGAGTTCAACGGCACCCAGGCCATCAAGGTGCCCGATGGTTTGGTGAACGCCAACCTGAAGGAGCCCTTCACCATCTCTGTGTGGATGAGGCACGGACCCGGCTCCCACGAAAAGGAGACGATCCTCTGCAACTCGGACAAAACAG ATATGAACAGACACCACTACTCCCTCTACGTTCACAACTGCAGGCTGATCCTTCTCCTCCGCCAGGATCCGTCCGAGGCGGAGAACTACAAACCAGCAGAGTTCCACTGGAAACTCGACCAG GTGTGTGACAAAGAGTGGCATCATTATGTGCTCAACGTGGAGTTCCCCACCGTTTCTCTGTTTGTGGACGGGACGGCCTTCGAGCCCTTCATGGTCACAGAGGACTACCCACTGCACCCCTCTAAGATCGAGACTCAGCTCACAGTTGGCGCCTGCTGGCAAG AAAACTCGGGACATGACAATGACACTGAGGCGGGCCCTGAGACCACCTCAG GCGGGAACGCCCGAATGGCTCAGTTTTTCCGAGGAAACCTTGCAGGCCTGATCATCCGCTCCGGCAAGCTGGAGAACAAGAAGGTGATCGACTGTTTGTACACCTGCAAAGAAGGCCTGGATGTGCAGCTGCCTGAGGAAGTGGCTTCAGCGGTGAAG GTTGATTTCAACCCCAACCAGTCCTCTCTGACAGTGGAAGGAGACGACATTGGCGCCTTTGACAAAGTCATGCAGCACATCTCCTACTTAAACTCCCGCCAGTTCCCAACCCCAGGCATTAGACACCTCCGCATCACCACCACTGTCAA GTGTTTGAACGAGGACACCTGCGTGGCGGTGCCGGACGCTGAAGGCTACGTGATGGTGCTGCAGCCCGAGGAACCGAAGATCAGCCTGAGCGGCATCGACCACTTCGCCCGCAGCGCCGCTGAATTCGAGAGCCAGGAAGGCGTGACTCTGTTCCCCGAGCTTCGCATCGTCAGCACCATCACCCGGGAAATGGAGGCCGACGCAGAGTCTGAAGCAGCAGAAGGCACCGACGACGACCCCACAG TTCAAGAGACAGTTGTGTCAGAGGAGATCATGCACAACTTGGACTCGTGTGAAGTGTCTGTGGTGGGAGAAGAACTGGACGGCGAGCATGAGAGCCTGGAGGTGGACGTTTCTCAGCTGCAACAGCGCGCCCTGGAGATGAGCTCGTCTAACCTGGGCCTCGTCATAACTG GTGTGAACACCATGGCCAACTATGAACAGGTCCTTCACCTCATCCGCTACAAGAACTGGCACACCGAAGCGCTCTTTGACCGGAAATTCAAGCTGGTCTGCTCTGAACTCAACGGTCGCTACATCAGCAACGACTTCAAGGTTGAG GTTAATGTGATCCACACGTCCAATCCTGTAGAGCACGCCAACAACGCCATGGTGCAGCCCAACTTCATCAATCCTGTCCATCACGCCTCTGTCGATCTGTCTGGTCACAACCTGGTCAACGCTCACCAGGCTTCGG tggTCCCCAGCGCCGCCACCATTGTCATCGTGGTGTGTGTGAGCTTCCTGGTGTTCATGATAATCCTGGGCGTGTTCCGCATCCGAGCTGCACACCAACGCTCCATGAGAGACCAGGAGAGCGGCAAGGAGAACGAGATGGACTGGGACGACTCGGCCCTCACCATCACAGTTAACCCCATGGAg ACGTACGAGGACCAGCACAgcagcgaggaggaggaggaagaggaggaggagagcgaggacggggaggaggaagacgacATCACGAGCGCTGAGTCAGAGAGCAGCGAGGACGAGGAGGGCGGCGAGCCAGAAGACCAGCAGGGGACcagcagacagcagcagctggagtgGGACGACTCCACCCTCACCTACTGA
- the clstn1 gene encoding calsyntenin-1 isoform X4 produces MRFRGNKQFASAVGLVLGLLCAVEAAKVNKHKPWIETTYHGIVTENDDKVILDPPLIALDKDAPLRYAGEICGFRIHGQNVPFEAVVLDKSTGEGVIRAKEKLDCELQKEHTFTIQAYDCGEGPDGANMKKSHKATVHIQVNDINEYSPVFKEKTYKATVIEGKKYDNILKVEAVDADCSFQFSQICSYEIVTPDVPFTIDKDGFIKNTEKLSYGKEHMYKLTVTAYDCGKNRASEDVLVKISIKPTCRPSWQGFNKRTEYEPGTGSLALFPSMHLETCDVPITSVRASIELETNHIGKGCDRDTYSEKSLHKLCGASSGTVELLPAPSSSTNWTVGLPTDNGHDSDQVFEFNGTQAIKVPDGLVNANLKEPFTISVWMRHGPGSHEKETILCNSDKTDMNRHHYSLYVHNCRLILLLRQDPSEAENYKPAEFHWKLDQVCDKEWHHYVLNVEFPTVSLFVDGTAFEPFMVTEDYPLHPSKIETQLTVGACWQGGNARMAQFFRGNLAGLIIRSGKLENKKVIDCLYTCKEGLDVQLPEEVASAVKVDFNPNQSSLTVEGDDIGAFDKVMQHISYLNSRQFPTPGIRHLRITTTVKCLNEDTCVAVPDAEGYVMVLQPEEPKISLSGIDHFARSAAEFESQEGVTLFPELRIVSTITREMEADAESEAAEGTDDDPTVQETVVSEEIMHNLDSCEVSVVGEELDGEHESLEVDVSQLQQRALEMSSSNLGLVITGVNTMANYEQVLHLIRYKNWHTEALFDRKFKLVCSELNGRYISNDFKVEVNVIHTSNPVEHANNAMVQPNFINPVHHASVDLSGHNLVNAHQASVVPSAATIVIVVCVSFLVFMIILGVFRIRAAHQRSMRDQESGKENEMDWDDSALTITVNPMETYEDQHSSEEEEEEEEESEDGEEEDDITSAESESSEDEEGGEPEDQQGTSRQQQLEWDDSTLTY; encoded by the exons GTGAGATTTGCGGCTTCAGGATCCACGGGCAGAATGTCCCCTTCGAGGCTGTGGTCCTGGACAAGTCCACTGGCGAGGGGGTCATCAGGGCCAAGGAGAAGCTCGACTGTGAGCTGCAGAAGGAGCACACCTTCACCATCCAGGCCTACGACTGTGGAGAGGGTCCTGATGGCGCCAACATGAAGAAATCACACAA GGCGACCGTCCACATCCAGGTGAACGACATCAACGAGTATTCCCCAGTGTTCAAGGAGAAGACGTACAAAGCCACCGTCATCGAGGGGAAGAAATACGACAACATCCTGAAGGTGGAGGCGGTGGACGCCGACTGCTCCTTCCAGTTCAGCCAGATCTGCAGCTATGAGATTGTGACGCCCGACGTTCCCTTCACCATCGACAAAGACG GCTTTATTAAGAACACTGAGAAGCTGAGCTACGGCAAAGAGCACATGTACAAGTTGACCGTGACCGCCTACGACTGCGGGAAGAACCGAGCTTCTGAAGACGTGTTGGTCAAAATCAGCATAAAGCCCACCTGCAGACCCAGCTGGCAAG GCTTCAATAAGAGGACTGAGTACGAACCGGGCACCGGTAGCCTGGCTCTTTTCCCCAGCATGCACCTGGAGACCTGCGATGTGCCCATCACCTCCGTCCGGGCCAGCATTGAGCTGGAAACCAACCACATTGGAAAGGGCTGTGACCGTGACACGTACTCTGAGAAGTCACTGCACAAGCTGTGTG GAGCCAGCTCCGGCACCGTGGAGCTCCTTCCTGCTCCGAGCAGCTCCACCAACTGGACGGTGGGACTGCCCACTGATAATGGACACGACAGCGACCAGGTGTTTGAGTTCAACGGCACCCAGGCCATCAAGGTGCCCGATGGTTTGGTGAACGCCAACCTGAAGGAGCCCTTCACCATCTCTGTGTGGATGAGGCACGGACCCGGCTCCCACGAAAAGGAGACGATCCTCTGCAACTCGGACAAAACAG ATATGAACAGACACCACTACTCCCTCTACGTTCACAACTGCAGGCTGATCCTTCTCCTCCGCCAGGATCCGTCCGAGGCGGAGAACTACAAACCAGCAGAGTTCCACTGGAAACTCGACCAG GTGTGTGACAAAGAGTGGCATCATTATGTGCTCAACGTGGAGTTCCCCACCGTTTCTCTGTTTGTGGACGGGACGGCCTTCGAGCCCTTCATGGTCACAGAGGACTACCCACTGCACCCCTCTAAGATCGAGACTCAGCTCACAGTTGGCGCCTGCTGGCAAG GCGGGAACGCCCGAATGGCTCAGTTTTTCCGAGGAAACCTTGCAGGCCTGATCATCCGCTCCGGCAAGCTGGAGAACAAGAAGGTGATCGACTGTTTGTACACCTGCAAAGAAGGCCTGGATGTGCAGCTGCCTGAGGAAGTGGCTTCAGCGGTGAAG GTTGATTTCAACCCCAACCAGTCCTCTCTGACAGTGGAAGGAGACGACATTGGCGCCTTTGACAAAGTCATGCAGCACATCTCCTACTTAAACTCCCGCCAGTTCCCAACCCCAGGCATTAGACACCTCCGCATCACCACCACTGTCAA GTGTTTGAACGAGGACACCTGCGTGGCGGTGCCGGACGCTGAAGGCTACGTGATGGTGCTGCAGCCCGAGGAACCGAAGATCAGCCTGAGCGGCATCGACCACTTCGCCCGCAGCGCCGCTGAATTCGAGAGCCAGGAAGGCGTGACTCTGTTCCCCGAGCTTCGCATCGTCAGCACCATCACCCGGGAAATGGAGGCCGACGCAGAGTCTGAAGCAGCAGAAGGCACCGACGACGACCCCACAG TTCAAGAGACAGTTGTGTCAGAGGAGATCATGCACAACTTGGACTCGTGTGAAGTGTCTGTGGTGGGAGAAGAACTGGACGGCGAGCATGAGAGCCTGGAGGTGGACGTTTCTCAGCTGCAACAGCGCGCCCTGGAGATGAGCTCGTCTAACCTGGGCCTCGTCATAACTG GTGTGAACACCATGGCCAACTATGAACAGGTCCTTCACCTCATCCGCTACAAGAACTGGCACACCGAAGCGCTCTTTGACCGGAAATTCAAGCTGGTCTGCTCTGAACTCAACGGTCGCTACATCAGCAACGACTTCAAGGTTGAG GTTAATGTGATCCACACGTCCAATCCTGTAGAGCACGCCAACAACGCCATGGTGCAGCCCAACTTCATCAATCCTGTCCATCACGCCTCTGTCGATCTGTCTGGTCACAACCTGGTCAACGCTCACCAGGCTTCGG tggTCCCCAGCGCCGCCACCATTGTCATCGTGGTGTGTGTGAGCTTCCTGGTGTTCATGATAATCCTGGGCGTGTTCCGCATCCGAGCTGCACACCAACGCTCCATGAGAGACCAGGAGAGCGGCAAGGAGAACGAGATGGACTGGGACGACTCGGCCCTCACCATCACAGTTAACCCCATGGAg ACGTACGAGGACCAGCACAgcagcgaggaggaggaggaagaggaggaggagagcgaggacggggaggaggaagacgacATCACGAGCGCTGAGTCAGAGAGCAGCGAGGACGAGGAGGGCGGCGAGCCAGAAGACCAGCAGGGGACcagcagacagcagcagctggagtgGGACGACTCCACCCTCACCTACTGA